A window from Drosophila nasuta strain 15112-1781.00 chromosome 3, ASM2355853v1, whole genome shotgun sequence encodes these proteins:
- the LOC132790922 gene encoding fibrinogen-like protein 1 → MCTIKNNSVFFLIIPQLFLVATAAFEETCESDREMEKKCRIHNYKTVKPLLDYFRQVRNELEDKEIKENKLNELNSDLMEKYHEIVKIHEKFMKDAVLLDEYKNKVIKGENELQSCQSKVDKFEYEINSQQNIIVKLKGELADKSTNLENCELQLKSFNSSLIEKDENIKRFSENIQNNTEHQKTLEVQLEKSKTKLINQDKDIQLCQSEIDTLNRTSENIREQHKKIELQLKKSETKIIDKVKENHLCRAEVATFNKTLLNNLIPSSCSPFGDYPGVHEIRVSGVGFFDVLCDSQLAGPGWIVIQQRVGGNESFERDWVRYRKGFGSYRSDFFLGLEKIHRITSLQRHELYIHLVALNGSIYNARYDDFKISDEDSGYKLSLGKFSGTINEDAMRTAENMKFTTFDRDNDTYSDGNCAVQYNSGWWYSNCYNCNLNALYGSNLNWYKRNLLKETIMLIRPKKTMKK, encoded by the exons atgtgtacaataaaaaacaactcagtttttttcttaataataCCTCAATTATTCTTGGTGGCCACAGCTGCCTTTGAAGAG ACGTGCGAATCCGACcgagaaatggaaaaaaagtgccggattcataattataaaaccGTGAAACCTTTGCTTGATTATTTTAGACAGGTTAGAAATGAGTTAGAAGACAAAGAAATTAAggaaaataagttaaatgaattaaattcgGATCTTATGGAAAAGTATCatgaaattgtgaaaattcATGAAAAATTCATGAAGGACGCAGTTCTATTAgatgaatataaaaacaaagtaattAAAGGAGAAAACGAATTGCAATCGTGTCAAAGTAAAGTTGATAAATTCGAATATGAGATTAattcacaacaaaatattattgtgaaattaaaagGAGAATTAGCTGATAAATCCACCAACTTAGAAAATTGCgaacttcaattaaaatctTTCAATTCAAGCTTAAttgaaaaagatgaaaatataaagagaTTTAGTgagaatattcaaaataatactgAGCATCAGAAAACACTTGAAGTGCAATTGGAGAAGagtaaaactaaattaataaatcaagATAAAGATATTCAGTTATGCCAATCTGAAATTGATACATTAAATCGGACATCAGAAAACATCAGagaacaacataaaaaaattgaattgcaattaaaaaaaagcgaaactaAGATTATAGATAAAGTGAAAGAAAATCATTTATGTCGAGCTGAGGTTGCTACATTTAATAAGACTTTACTCAATAATCTTATCCCATCAAGTTGCTCTCCTTTTGGAGATTATCCTGGTGTTCATGAAATAAGAGTCTCTGGAGTTGGTTTCTTCGATGTTTTATGCGATAGTCAGTTAGCTGGACCTGGATGGATTGTAATACAACAACGAGTTGGTGGAAATGAGAGTTTTGAGAGGGATTGGGTAAGGTATCGCAAAGGTTTCGGTTCTTATAGGAGCGATTTCTTCCTCGGATTAGAGAAAATACATCGTATCACGAGTTTGCAGCGTCACGaactttacatacatttggttGCTCTGAATGGAAGTATCTACAACGCTCGTTATGACGACTTCAAAATATCTGACGAAGACAGTGGATATAAACTGAGTTTGGGTAAATTCAGTGGAACTATTAATGAGGATGCGATGAGAACTGCtgaaaacatgaaattcacaacattcGATCGCGACAACGACACATATAGTGATGGAAATTGCGCAGTTCAATACAATAGTGGCTGGTGGTACAGCAATTGTT